In Trichoderma atroviride chromosome 2, complete sequence, one DNA window encodes the following:
- a CDS encoding uncharacterized protein (BUSCO:EOG092D0GJX), giving the protein MVGKVSERVLLREGLERTDNGMKLTSWPDVSPINQKNYYTDYMKRDDQVLALRLQSDATRDRLVQSARDRDRALSKPANGELPLPLPDLGEDDGAATPSGGMDPSRVIVIHPGSQNLRIGFASDALPKTIPTTLATKFPQTESEMYEALPRRQFEAKTTDQQYGEEWSKKYQKMCNDLKVEMRANKRKVLPNSKELVQTFNRRTEPEIIQRHNDVLEVEWTDIEKLEDPKSLASCFIGSEALRVPDDSNPKFKLWWPIQYGYWNEDGYTSQEHLFDDFETLLDKALRQELGLKTNSEWQQYSCVFVIPDLYDKKYVEQILRSCMTWFEFSRVCFIQESMAATFGAGYTQACVVDIGAQKTSVTCVEDGLCIEDSRINLKYGGYDITETFIKMMLYDNFPYQEINLRRRYDFLLAEELKAKHCTMSQANISVQLYNFHVRAPNQPTRKYAFKTYDEVILAAMGVFEPAIFDNSTKLRGRRKLVERSYNAYDVDIPDDPSSAAQLAILALVKPSLMTNANGFSQSQPEASTPNKEKSQFNFLPKAETATGTPIASHAGSPAPEGSGTPAPPPFVFGANKDGVNGDSPAPGSIRAAGTPVPGQSQATQPPPGMFVDAAARGAKDMATERDEVLPLAPLDISILTSIHNAAKGDEKKVRDLLGSIMVIGGGAKVPQLTVVLEERLKALKPDLNDRILVSRSARDMDEQVVTWKGASVFAKLSTNDSWITPFEFERLGARTLHHKVLWAW; this is encoded by the exons ATGGTTGGTAAAGTCTCAGAAAGAGTGCTTCTTAGAGAGG GGCTGGAGAGAACCGACAATGGCATGAAATTGACCTCATGGCCTGATGTTAGCCCGATCAACCAGAAGAATTACTATAC AGATTACATGAAAAGGGATGATCAGGTCCTAGCCCTTCGACTCCAAAGCGATGCGACTCGTGATCGACTAGTACAGAGTGCCCGAGACCGCGATCGTGCTCTTTCAAAGCCTGCTAATGGCGAGCTGCCCCTGCCACTGCCAGATCtcggcgaggatgacggAGCCGCAACTCCCTCGGGTGGGATGGACCCATCCAGGGTGATTGTCATCCATCCCGGAAGCCAAAATCTGCGCATTGGATTCGCGAGCGATGCACTTCCCAAGACCATCCCGACTACCCTAGCGACCAAATTCCCCCAGACCGAATCGGAGATGTACGAGGCTTTACCCCGACGCCAGTTTGAAGCAAAGACTACGGACCAGCAATACGGGGAAGAGTGGTCGAAGAAATACCAAAAGATGTGCAACGATCTGAAGGTGGAAATGCGCGCCAACAAGCGAAAAGTACTTCCCAACTCCAAAGAGCTTGTCCAGACATTCAATCGCCGCACGGAGCCCGAGATCATTCAGAGACATAACGATGTGCTAGAGGTCGAGTGGACTGATATAGAAAAACTGGAGGATCCAAAGTCATTGGCGTCCTGTTTTATCGGGAGTGAGGCATTGCGTGTTCCCGACGACTCAAACCCCAAATTCAAGCTGTGGTGGCCTATCCAGTACGGATACTGGAACGAGGATGGATACACAAGCCAGGAGCATCTCTTTGACGATTTTGAAACGCTCCTGGACAAAGCGCTGCGCCAAGAGCTGGGCCTGAAGACAAACAGCGAATGGCAACAGTATAGCTGCGTTTTTGTCATTCCTGATCTTTATGATAAGAAGTATGTGGAGCAGATCTTGCGATCCTGTATGACCTGGTTTGAGTTTAGTAGAGTATGCTTTATCCAGGAAAGCATGGCAGCGACTTTCGGCGCCGGTTATACGCAAGCCTGCGTCGTGGATATCGGCGCGCAAAAGACATCTGTGACCTGTGTCGAGGACGGACTTTGCATTGAAGACTCGAGAATCAACCTCAAGTATGGGGGTTACGATATCACGGAGACTTTTATCAAAATGATGCTCTACGATAACTTTCCCTACCAGGAAATTAACCTACGAAGAAGATACGACTTCCTTCTAGCTGAAGAGCTAAAGGCGAAGCATTGTACCATGTCTCAGGCCAACATCTCGGTACAGCTCTACAACTTTCACGTTCGAGCACCCAACCAGCCCACACGGAAATATGCGTTCAAGACATACGACGAAGTCATTCTTGCGGCGATGGGAGTGTTTGAGCCAGCCATTTTTGATAATAGCACAAAGCTCAGGGGAAGGAGAAAGCTTGTCGAGCGTTCTTACAACGCTTATGACGTGGATATTCCCGACGATCCGTCCTCTGCCGCACAGCTCGCAATTCTGGCGCTGGTAAAGCCATCACTCATGACCAACGCAAACGGCTTCTCTCAGTCACAGCCTGAAGCGTCAACACCAAACAAAGAGAAGTCACAGTTCAACTTCCTTCCCAAAGCTGAGACAGCAACTGGCACTCCAATTGCATCGCATGCCGGGTCGCCAGCCCCCGAGGGCAGCGGTACTCCCGCACCACCTCCATTCGTCTTTGGAGCCAACAAGGATGGCGTCAATGGCGATAGCCCTGCTCCGGGCAGCATTCGAGCGGCTGGCACACCGGTTCCTGGACAGTCACAAGCTACGCAACCGCCCCCAGGCATGTTTGTAGACGCAGCAGCACGCGGGGCCAAAGACATGGCAACCGAAAGAGATGAAGTACTGCCCTTGGCACCGCTGGACATTTCTATTCTCACAAGCATTCACAATGCTGCTAAGGGCGACGAGAAGAAAGTCCGCGATTTGCTGGGCAGTATCATGGTCATTGGCGGTGGCGCCAAGGTTCCGCAGCTCACTGTCGTTTTGGAAGAGAGGCTGAAGGCGCTGAAGCCTGACCTCAATGATAGGATCCTGGTCAGTCGAAGCGCGAGAGATATGGATGAGCAAGTTGTCACTTGGAAGGGAGCCAGCGTCTTTGCGAAGCTGTCAACCAACGACTCTTGGATCACGCCGTTTGAGTTTGAGAGGTTGGGCGCCCGTACGCTCCACCACAAGGTGCTCTGGGCTTGGTAG
- a CDS encoding uncharacterized protein (EggNog:ENOG41), whose translation MPVQVFTSSPINATKATGITPKTQEPEGEGPQARPPPPTTTLGSPTAYPPAQPGARPSLPIQTGAPQPTSAYMPSSTQEASSDPPPPQPGAVPSPPGGKSHLPPPPKAGETLQQAQTVPMPPQMSYQLPASAAPTQSRSSTSTSTAYSPSVPHPTLIQTSEPDFSHPPGYQQNTNAADFSRDQREAYNASLNQESYLAHEAESVWNTAKKWATAAGDSIAAAENEVWKRINKE comes from the coding sequence ATGCCCGTACAGGTGTTTACTTCGAGTCCCATCAATGCCACCAAGGCAACAGGAATCACCCCAAAGACACAAGAGCCAGAGGGAGAAGGACCCCAGGCAAGGCCGCCTCCACCGACAACAACATTAGGAAGCCCAACAGCGTATCCTCCTGCACAACCAGGTGCTCGGCCATCACTACCTATCCAGACCGGAGCGCCACAGCCTACCAGCGCTTATATGCCATCGTCGACCCAAGAGGCCAGCTCAGACCCGCCTCCCCCACAGCCTGGCGCAGTACCTTCGCCTCCAGGAGGAAAAAGCCACcttccgcctcctccaaagGCTGGAGAGACCTTACAACAGGCCCAGACAGTGCCCATGCCGCCTCAAATGTCGTATCAGCTGCCGGCATCAGCCGCTCCAACTCAGAGTCGCTCATCAACCTCTACTTCCACAGCCTACTCGCCAAGTGTGCCACATCCAACACTTATACAGACCTCGGAACCAGACTTTTCGCACCCCCCAGGCTACCAACAGAACACCAATGCCGCAGACTTTAGCCGCGACCAACGAGAGGCTTACAACGCTTCTTTGAACCAAGAATCCTATCTGGCCCATGAAGCAGAGAGTGTCTGGAACACGGCAAAGAAATGGGCAACGGCTGCAGGAGATAGCATCGCCGCAGCAGAGAACGAAGTCTGGAAGAGAATTAATAAGGAATAG